A stretch of Besnoitia besnoiti strain Bb-Ger1 chromosome V, whole genome shotgun sequence DNA encodes these proteins:
- a CDS encoding DNA-directed RNA polymerase III POLR3C (encoded by transcript BESB_062060), translating to MFRYEVQFACLLLEDAFGPVVAKCARLLLLHGSLTVLELRDLFVASWSCTDSHQSLSSSSRNSGSLFPSSAAVHGRRASHSGNQDAYPLVRNALLVLLQHNLLTVTPIETHAVGAHRASPQAAGASADAGGGAKSSQRHSSFSAGSTSGAGPQKSQTAPSGGKGPEEPGKGAARSTAKPRQSGENGSDSPCLFAPDEGLEPDEGLEPDAAGEEKRNGAGTDSAVPNGATASGAQDGSKNGEKSSAKAGSGSYSEKGGARPDAPQQQQPHGLIRYSLMLDEVLVRLRYPHFAIHVQKTCGFECRVILLQVMRAGRQCIQEAVRSALEDPYTHFDVSAASGGDPKPSGGASEGAKGGARSSAAGGETETGPGALTDLSLRQAFLRLISSSILIQAEPPLQAASGGQDDEGEPGDGRSVGAGSGKTPAGRKRAKSAAGGRVAKQQKTERGDRGSTGLMAGNGDEDGMGEQASALGVPAYLLNLLAAQGQPPSAAAPLGVSLDDEESPAPGEADSLFPFGARAGGTRRIGGGSSLQAQQRLHAKQQKQVETQLLERLEEQRVPFRVNTQLLTLELCKQVVESFILARVGENRLARATVRALLDGGVELLHGQQGAGRRQQSQALQAEQEATQQGKARLSLVCKWIKFDAVEQAVQANLEKIGVNKQAMQRAQLIRLLEALAKHPDRFFQAAVHDGQSMYKLNWDELRAVLRRRLIFDAVVARCGEKAGRVWSLMACKHPFMVERSSPYWDDQTVADMALLPPQGARRIFYLLAREGFARFHESDRLSASATPLSNKHALVVTASNDTSALQVLQNFYHIALNLLERKQVEAARLLQLQTRAQSLSPEEVLQLRKREAAEDILEAHLLAMSEPLMILRDL from the exons ATGTTTCGCTACGAAGTTCAATTTGCGTGCCTTCTTCTGGAGGATGCCTTCGGGCCCGTCGTGGCCAAatgcgcgcggctgctgctcttGCACGGCTCGCTGACAGTCCTCGAGCTGCGGGATTTGTTTGTCGCCTCTTGGTCCTGCACAGACTCGCAccagtctctctcctcgtcttcgcgcaACTCGGGGTCTCTCTTCCcgtccagcgccgcggtccacgggcgcagagcgagccACTCAGGGAACCAAGATGCCTATCCACTTGTTCGCAACGCCCTCCTCGTGCTGCTTCAACACAACCTGCTCACGGTGACGCCCATCGAGACGCATGCAGTTGGCGCCCACagggcctcgccgcaggctgctggggcttccgcagacgcaggtggcggcgcgaAATCTAGCCAGAGACACTCCAGTTTCTCTGCGGGCTCCACGTCTGGCGCGGGGCCGCAGAAGTCGCAGACGGCTCCCAGCGGGGGCAAAGGCCCTGAGGAGCCTGGAAAGGGCGCCGCCAGGTCGACTGCAAAGCCGCGGCAAAGTGGCGAGAACGGCTCCGATTCGCCTTGTCTCTTCGCGCCCGACGAGGGCCTGGAGCCCGACGAGGGCCTGGAGCCGGACGCGGCCGGGGAGGAAAAGCGGAACGGCGCGGGGACAGACTCCGCCGTCCCCAACGGGGCGaccgcctcaggcgcgcaggacggcTCAAAGAACGGAGAGAAAAGCTCAGCGAAGGCGGGCAGCGGATCGTACTCGGAGAaaggcggcgctcgcccagacgcgccgcagcagcagcagccgcatgGACTGATTCGGTATTCCCTCATGCTCGACGAGGTGCTTGTCAGGCTGCGCTACCCGCACTTCGCGATCCATGTCCAGAAGACCTGCGGGTTCGAGTGCAGAGTTATCCTCCTCCAAGTGATGCGCGCCGGGCGACAGTGCATCCAAGAGGCCGTGCGCAGCGCCCTAGAGGATCCCT ACACGCACTTTGACGTCTCGGCGGCATCCGGCGGGGACCCTAAACCCTCTGGCggggcgagcgagggcgcgaagggcggcgccaggagttcggccgccggcggcgagacggAGACAGGGCCTGGAGCCCTGACGgacctgtctctgcgccagGCCTTCCTGCGCCTGATTTCGTCCTCGATTCTGATCCAGGCCGAGCCGcccctgcaggcggcgagtgGGGGacaagacgacgaaggcgagccgGGAGACGGGCGGTCGGTAGGCGCCGGAAGCGGCAAGACGCCAGCAGGACGGAAGCGGGCGAAGTCGGCTGCGGGGGGACGCGTCGCGAAGCAACAGAAGACcgagcgcggagaccgcggctCT ACTGGCCTGATGGCTGGaaacggagacgaagacggaaTGGGGGAGCAAGCGAGTGCCCTCGGAGTGCCGGCGTATCTTCTCAACCTCCTTGCGG CTCAAGGTcagccgccgtcggctgcagcgccgcttggcgtctccctcgacgacgaggaatcgccggcgccaggcgaGGCCGACTCCTTGTTTCCGTTTGGGGCGCGAGCGGGAGGGACGCGGCGCATTGGAGGCGGCAGCTCTCttcaggcgcagcagcggcttcacgcgaagcagcagaagcaggtggagacgcagctgctggagagGCTGGAGGAGCAGCGAGTCCCCTTCCGGGTCAACACTCAGCTTCTCACTCTGGAGCTGTGCAAGCAG GTTGTGGAGAGTTTCATTCTGGCGCGAGTCGGAGAAAACCGCCTCGCGAGGGCGACTGTCCGCGCCCTACTCGACGGGGGCGTGGAGCTTCTCCACGGTCAACAGGGCgcgggaaggagacagcagagccAAGCGCTCCAGGCGGAGCAAgaagcgacgcagcaggGCAAAGCGCGACTCAGTCTAGTCTGCA AGTGGATCAAGTTCGACGCCGTAGAACAGGCCGTGCAGGCCAACTTGGAGAAGATCGGCGTCAACAAGCAGGCGATGCAACGGGCGCAGCTGATTCGGCTCCTGGAGGCGCTTGCCAAGCACCCAGACCGTTTTTTCCAAGCTGCTGTTCACG ACGGCCAATCGATGTATAAACTCAACTGggacgagctgcgcgccgtcctccgGCGGAGGCTGATCTTCGA CGCAGTCGTCGCTCGgtgcggcgagaaggccgggCGAGTTTGGAGCCTCATGGCCTGCAAGCACCCCTTCATGGTGGAGCGATCTTCGCCCTACTGGGACGATCAGACG GTGGCGGACATGGCCCTGTTGCCTCCccaaggcgcgcgcaggatCTTTTACCTCCTTGCAAGAGAAGGTTTCGCTCGCTTTCATGAGAGC gaTCGCTTgagcgccagcgcgacgCCTCTCAGTAACAAGCATGCACTCGTCGTGACGGCCAGCAACGACACATCGGCCCTGCAAGTCCTGCAGAATTTCTACCATATTGCCTTGAATCTTCTGGAGCGAAAGCAGGTGgaagctgcgcgtctgcttcagctTCAAACCCG AGctcagtctctctctcccgaaGAAGTTCTCCAGCtgcggaagcgcgaggccgcagaggacaTTCTCGAGGCTCACTTGCTAGCCATGTCAGAACCCTTGATGATCCTGCGCGACCTCTGA
- a CDS encoding hypothetical protein (encoded by transcript BESB_062010), translating to MVNLSILGANPYVQNHHLRVIGVAMTLGSILVSNFFLVYFQATDANVSSEWGIFFVQPVAEWNTWWKPAHEIVCEIAGNSTLVEAYEWKEDFKTTFGNANLNQLCDALYKLMMVALAAGFLMLATAGALGVLVIYSKMQGDPELQSHMYYAHCKSAMGFVTACTLFILLCAAAFMGTFQLTETGSSLSFSLREAGIVTIVMSLMQGLVIFAYQRDRALLSTKFEFEQLDWRAVDDAKEAYRKLMQYDMARLEAAKYGGLQSPQEVARQAMDENLQGHDKYVLTHLNPW from the exons ATGGTCAACCTGAGTATCCTAGGAGCTAACCCTTACGTCCAGAATCATCACCTGAGGGTGATTGGCGTTGCTATGACGCTCGGCTCCATTCTCGTTTCGAACTTCTTCCTCGTTTATTTCCAG GCAACGGACGCGAACGTCAGTTCAGAGTGGGGCATCTTCTTCGTTCAGCCAGTCGCCGAGTGGAATACGTGGTGGAAGCCTGCGCACGAAATCGTCTGTGAAATTGCTGGGAAT AGCACGCTTGTGGAGGCCTACGAGTGGAAAGAGGACTTCAAGACCACATTCGGGAACGCAAACTTGAATCAGCTGTGCGACGCGCTCTACAAGCTCATGATGGTTGCGCTTGCG GCGGGCTTCCTCATGTTGGCCACCGCAGGGGCGCTTGGCGTTCTTGTCATCTATTCCAAGATGCAAGGCGACCCTGAGCTGCAGTCGCACATGTACTACGCACATTGCAAGTCGGCGATG GGCTTCGTAACTGCTTGTACGCTCTTCATTCTCCTTTGCGCTGCGGCGTTCATGGGAACTTTCCAACTCACAGA gaCTGGATCATCATTATCATTCTCACTTAGAGAGGCGGGAATCGTCACGATTGTCATGAGTCTAATGCAAGGACTAGTTATCTTTGCGTATCAGAG AGACCGCGCTTTGCTTTCGACAAAGTTCGAGTTCGAACAACTAGACTGGCGTGCGGTTGATGACGCAAAAGAGGCCTATCGGAAGCTCATGCAGTATGACATGGCGCGACTTGAAGCTGCTAAGTATGGCGGTCTCCAATCGCCTCAGGAAGTGGCTCGTCAGG CGATGGACGAAAACCTGCAGGGCCACGACAAGTACGTGCTTACGCATTTGAACCCGTGGTAG
- a CDS encoding GYF domain-containing protein (encoded by transcript BESB_062030) — protein MGRSPALIHPELAKRRPQSERPSSSPLARPADSSNSSVLRNPQELSALSGEALRGQAEPLLSPAARPGSLAGDRPKVDGVRFASRLLGGCVGEGEEARGFRGDSRQHAAGQSTRDEGRASNAKPFPYYDTESDDEGQRRRSAEKRREEEDWLEEQRKSLSAQQRRFQALIDKLRLQEGDLHVAPSVRNNVLSKLQEALPSPASLVFPSPNSSLSASSPSSSSSYPASPSAAQAAAGEEGDASPEASAWTQATALVRRLQQMHAQREELERWEEEQRRLQREQARELREKQREQEKKDWEAQMARQIATNKAVQRELDERLRRSDDAEDASAAPAATPQQQIKKLLTERPPDTLIDMVKAAQAKGDEVFPVASADGEKTQPSRKGENKKGKAGPTPMPPRPGLTLHVQSLQVCWSKREGGGRPRRRSGRRDGAADSGQDDSDASFSSSSFFSSSEDDRGGARAKGKGRAATRRSSKKEKSRGSKRNLTPPRGLPLGTVSYCIVAKYAEKYEGTCEDLPVFTTAWYEATVAFTQTRQKTADEQDPRDGRHSQGDDAAGNRGDPALGRRAKLAAAYLGKSLSQQAGAAKAESAAAPVQTLIKEACILDTDITLPQLAPVQAARVDPNCLLLQLWRYEKQIRRKSKSAATQRRKKSSLGSKAAARRGRSSEKARREPGRDEETDEPPQYLHHIEEVGRIYVDLEDARVYDRSQSVFPITPVPVDSAFAQESRGPDGAATPGLSGGRRRSSKYLSLAATAVASSGTLYAFITSTVRKVEPLQSVLEREETEDRPRKAWKAPEVDAGESPTDEKKEMLQWKYVDDFKVLQGPFSSQQMVDWIRAGYFEEDAPVCPADEANRLQPLRVVLGKIRRDAEEFRRLQKLTSARRQASKSDEAPLSVSSKDSSTGSGSEAAEDAKEKQDEDKKAETDGKKRRIAKALETPGTSNRPGGGATITLTTTADSAAAVSPASSHRSRGSAKAAPRPKAKTEKEQVPAEAEPKQPGRLMREKGAEVQNVMKLLEEATHCLSRISTHRMSNYLRCTVADPGRSLPASEPPPAAMEPSAACFQASPLPAVEGRVLQPGQGPASCEGPLEPNAVDPAYLASQTRRAQIRERMRALEQMFGRAALREACAVYIQAAVRGWLQRLRLWRTYQAEVAAMHLATAGWNSPHAVPYTGFPAYNPSSRFAPNLLQSPSGQEGNDTLYPGYPAHVGDRADFASPGLPAGVHYRPDFCPRDFSLARATDGCGGAVPSVGPFSRGATAGGRADMSVHASEGWGRGPGGPYVGGGLGPVEPGSSAGGWGAAPCAVETFGAFGRDTAGSGRLGWEQGVSSPSQGTCPSFLSYTQIAAERGLAPALGDSFPHR, from the exons ATGGGGCGCTCGCCGGCCCTGATCCATCCGGAACTGGCGAAACGGAGGCCGCAGTCTGAgaggccttcgtcgtcgccgctcgcgcgccctgcggacTCCTCAAACTCCTCTGTTCTTCGCAATCCGCAGGAGCTCTCTGCACTGTCCGGCGAGGCTCTGCGAGGGCAGGCTGAGCCGCTtctgtctccggcggcgcgcccggggtctctcgcaggcgacagaCCAAAGGTAGACGGCGTTCGTTTCGCTAGCCGCCTACTGGGAGGATGTGtgggggagggcgaggaggccagAGGCTTTCGAGGAGACTCGCGGCAACACGCGGCTGGTCAGTCTACCAGGGATGAGGGCAGAGCTTCCAACGCGAAACCCTTCCCCTACTACGACACcgaaagcgacgacgaaggccaGAGAAGGCGATCCGCGGAGaaacggcgcgaggaggaagactgGCTGGAAGAGCAAAGGaagtctctctctgcacaaCAGAGGCGCTTCCAAGCCCTCATCGACAAGCTTCGTCTTCAGGAAGGAGATCTACA CGTGGCGCCGTCTGTCCGCAACAACGTCCTGAGCAAGCTGCAGGAGGCgttgccgtcgcccgcgtctctgGTCTTTCCATCGCCCAACAGCAGTCtgagcgcgtcttcgccctcctcgtcttcttcgtacCCTGCGTCtcccagcgcggcgcaggcggcggcgggcgaggagggagacgcctCTCCGGAGGCCTCCGCGTGGACGCAGGCCACAGCTCTCGTTCGCCGCTTGCAGCAGATGCACGCACAGCGAGAGGAGCTGGAGCGGTGGGAGGAGGAGCAAAGAAGGCTTCAGAGGGaacaggcgcgcgagctccgagagaagcagcgggagcaagagaagaaggacTGGGAGGCGCAGATGGCCAGGCAGATTGCGACCAACAAGGCGGTACAAAGAGAGCTGGATGAGCGGCTGAGAaggagcgacgacgcagaggacgcttccgccgcccccgcggcaACTCCGCAGCAACAAATCAAGAAACTGCTGACTGAAAGGCCGCCAGACACGCTCATCGACATGGtcaaggcggcgcaggcgaaagGGGACGAAGTCTTCcctgtcgcctctgccgacggagagaaaacgcagccCAGCCGCAAAGGTGAAAACAAAAAGGGCAAAGCGGGGCCCACGCcgatgccgccgcggcccggCCTCACTCTTCACGTGCAGTCTCTGCAGGTCTGCTGGAGTAAGCGggaaggaggagggcgcccaaggcggcgcagcgggaggcgcgacggcgcagcggacaGCGGGCaggacgacagcgacgcctcgttttcctcttcgtcttttttCTCGTCCTCGGAGgacgaccgcggcggcgcacgggcGAAGGGCaagggacgcgcggcgacgcggaggagcagcaagaaggagaagagtcGCGGCAGCAAACGGAACCTCACGCCGCCTCGTGGCTTGCCCCTGGGGACCGTTAGCTATTGCATCGTCGCCAAGTACGCAGAAAAGTACGAGGGCACCTGTGAAGATCTCCCGGTGTTCACGACGGCGTGGTACGAAGCGACGGTCGCGTTTACGCAAACACGCCAGAAAACAGCCGACGAGCAAGATCCGAGAGACGGCAGACACtcgcagggcgacgacgcagccggCAACAGGGGCGACCCAGCGCTGGGCCGCCGAGCGAAACTCGCCGCGGCGTATCTCGGAAAGTCTCTGAGCcagcaggcgggcgcggctaaagcagagagcgcggcggcccccgTTCAAACGCTGATCAAGGAAGCCTGCATCCTGGACACAGATATCACTCTCCCCCAGCTGGCCCCCGTACAAGCCGCGCGAGTCGACCCGAACTGCCTTCTCCTTCAGCTCTGGCGATACGAGAAGCAAATCCGGCGCAAGTCGAAGAGCGCAGCTACGCAGAGGCGCAAGAAGAGCTCGTTAGGCTCgaaagcggcggcgcgacgcgggcggagcTCAGAGAAAGCGCGCCGCGAACcaggccgcgacgaggagaccgaCGAGCCCCCGCAGTACCTGCACCACATTGAGGAAGTGGGGCGGATCTACGTCGACTTAGAAGACGCCAGAGTTTACGACAGATCGCAAAGCGTCTTTCCAATCACGCCTGTGCCCGTGGACAGCGCGTTTGCTCAAGAGTCCAGAGGCCcggacggcgccgcgaccccggGTCTCTCgggggggcgccggcggtcCTCAAAGTATCTCTCTCtagccgcgaccgcggtcgcgtccTCGGGGACACTCTACGCCTTCATCACCAGCACCGTGAGGAAAGTCGAGCCTCTGCAGAGCGTGCTGGAGCGTGAGGAGACGGAAGACCGCCCCCGAAAGGCCTGGAAGGCCCCAGAGGTGGATGCAGGCGAGTCGCCAAccgacgagaagaaagaaatgCTGCAATGGAAGTATGTG GATGACTTCAAAGTGCTTCAGGGCCCCTTCTCGAGTCAGCAAATGGTGGACTGGATAC GCGCGGGGTACTTtgaagaggacgcgccggTCTGCcccgccgacgaggcgaacCGTCTGCAGCCCCTGCGAGTGGTCCTTGGGAAGAttcggcgcgacgcggaggagttTCGTCGCCTCCAGAAGCTGACcagcgcacgcagacaggcctcaaagagcgacgaggcgcctctctcggTCTCCAGTAAGGACTCCTCCACGGGCtccggcagcgaggccgctgaagacgcgaaggaaaAACAGGACGAGGAcaagaaggcagagacggATGGAAAGAAGCGGAGAATTGCCAAGGCGCTGGAAACGCCCGGGACATCGAATCgaccaggcggcggcgcgactaTAACGCTGACGACAACCGCAgattccgccgccgcggtgtcgccggcgtcgtcgcatCGCAGCAGGGGCAGCGCCAAGGCGGCGCCTaggccgaaggcgaagacggaaAAAGAGCAGGTCCCGGCGGAAGCAGAGCCTAAACAACCGGGGCGTCTGATGCGCGAAAAGGGGGCAGAGGTGCAAAACGTGATGAAACTTCTAGAAGAAGCCACACACTGCCTCTCGCGCATTTCTACTCACAGAATGTCAAACTACCTGCGGTGCACCGTCGCGGACCCTGGCCGCAGCCTTCCAGCATCCGAGCCGCCCCCCGCTGCTATGGAGCCGTCTGCGGCATGTTTCCAGGCGTCGCCATTGCCCGCTGTGGAGGGTCGCGTCCTCCAGCCAGGGCAGGGGCCCGCTAGCTGTGAAGGCCCCTTGGAGCCCAACGCGGTCGACCCCGCGTATCTGGCGAGTCAgacgcggcgtgcgcagatTCGagagcgcatgcgtgcgctcGAGCAAATGTTTGGCCGCGCTGCCCTTCGCGAAGCGTGTGCGGTCTACATTCAGGCCGCCGTGCGCGgctggctgcagcggcttcgcctgTGGCGAACGTACCAAGCGGAAGTCGCTGCAATGCATTTGGCCACGGCCGGCTGGAACTCGCCCCACGCAGTCCCGTACACAGGGTTTCCCGCGTACAACCCGAGTTCTCGCTTCGCCCCCAATCTCCTGCAGTCGCCCAGCGGTCAAGAGGGTAATGACACTCTTTACCCCGGCTACCCCGCTCACGTTGGAGACCGCGCAGACTTCGCCTCTCCAGGGCTACCTGCAGGCGTGCACTATCGGCCTGACTTCTGTCCCAGAGATTTCTCTCTTGCGCGTGCGACGGacggctgtggaggcgcagtGCCCTCGGTGGGTCCTTTTTCCCGCGGTGCTaccgctggcgggcgcgcagacaTGAGCGTCCATGCCTCTGAGGGGTGGGGCAGGGGGCCAGGTGGCCCTTACGTGGGGGGGGGCCTGGGCCCGGTCGAGCCCGGGTCTTCGGCAGGGGGCTGGGGCGCTGCCCCGTGCGCGGTGGAGACGTTCGGTGCTTTCGGGAGAGACACCGCGGGCAGCGGACGTTTGGGCTGGGAGCAAGGAGTGTCTTCGCCTAGCCAGGGTACGTGTCCATCGTTTCTTTCTTACACGCAAATCGCAGCGGAGCGGGGTCTCGCACCCGCCTTGGGGGACTCCTTTCCTCATAGGTAG
- a CDS encoding cytochrome b (encoded by transcript BESB_062020), with translation MQEVGDPFFQYYFVLHIIPEWYFLAYYALLKGDPSKTGGLLVLMSSLTNLALLSEIRALNTRMLIQQHFMTRNVLSGWVTIGVYSMIFLIIIGSTIPQATCIFYGRLATIVYLTTGLILCLYQINSFSDYSFQANMITILLKSNTFSCLKQVVFSILGTIMSLFIRFKFIQFRIADHLYRDDGYL, from the exons ATGCAGGAAGTTGGAGATCCCTTTTTTCAG TACTACTTTGTTCTTCATATCatacctgaatggtactttttagcatattatgcgcTGTTAAAAGGAGACCCctccaaaaccggtggtttgttagtacttatgtcctctctcactAACCTTGCTCTattatctgaaattcgagctttgaatacccgaatgttgatacaacaacattttatgactcgaaatgtactcagtggatgggtaacTATTggggtatacagtatgatcttcttgattattattggtagtaccattccacaagcgacttgTATCTTTTATGGTAGATTAGCcactatcgtatatcttactaccggattaATTCTATGCTTATACCAAATCAACAGTTTTAgtgactacagcttccaagcaaacatgattacgATATTgttgaaatccaacacttttagctgtcttaagca AGTCgtcttcagtattctaggaactataatgtctttgtttattcgatttaAGTTTATACAGTTCCGaatcgcggatcatttgtacagagacgatggctacttataa
- a CDS encoding GTP binding protein (encoded by transcript BESB_062040) has translation MGGTDFIIGCVGKPSAGKSTFFNAATEGSNAKVGNFPFTTINPNEGIGFFLTDCPCTKNPDAACAPRYGRCLKGRRYVPVKLLDVAGLIPGAHQGRGLGNKFLDDLRHADVLMHVIDVSGTTNEKGETTIGYDASQDHAWLLEEMQLWIFNNLWSRWPSIARRQRATASSLLLTFSQQFSGYGAQQPLIESVLRTFDERQRKGPPLAAPAEPVRHGEDDWEPRNLGNDLTLWDKERVLELVKVFVELRFPFVLVLNKCDVGVDADRNVVKISEKFSQQPLVMCSALAECFLQKMKQQKYVLYEEGDSTFYTRADADDKFCMMDEGTREKARKLKPLDDKNAARLEKIKDMVIYRYGGTGVHEAIRAAVSRLGNRVPVYPVRSWHATGAKAANLYAECLLVPRNTSMREFAGMLHAAMERNFLYAEGPDGRRLKESDPLTEDNNVVRIVTDASGI, from the exons ATGGGGGGCACGGACTTCATCATCGGCTGCGTGGGAAAGCCCTCTGCAG GAAAATCGACGTTCTTCAACGCAGCCACTGAGGGGTCCAATGCGAAAGTCGGGAACTTTCCCTTCACGACGATTAACCCGAACGAAGGAATCGGGTTCTTCCTCACAGACTGCCCCTGCACGAA AAACCccgacgccgcctgcgctccgCGGTACGGCCGCTGCCTCAAAGGCCGGCGCTACGTGCCCGTGAAGCTCCTCGACGTCGCAGGGCTGATTCCGGGGGCTCACCAGGGTCGCGGGCTGGGGAACAAGTTCTTGGACGACCTGCGGCACGCCGACGTCCTGATGCACGTCATCGACGTCTCCGGCACCACGAATGAGAAG GGAGAGACTACGATCGGGTACGACGCCAGCCAAGATCATGCGTGGCTTCTTGAGGAAATGCAGCTCTGGATCTTCAACAACTTGTGGAGCCGATGGCCGTCGATTGCGCGCCGACAGAGAGCCACTGCCAG CTCGCTGTTGCTCACATTTAGCCAGCAGTTCAGCGGCTACggagcgcagcagccgctcatCGAGTCGGTCCTGCGGACGTTTGACGAGCGACAGCGGAAAGGCCCGCCCCTGGCGGCTCCTGCCGAACCAGTGCGccacggcgaagacgactgGGAGCCCCGCAACCTCGGGAATGACTTGACTCTCTGGGACAAAGAGCGCGTTCTCGAACTG GTCAAAGTCTTCGTCGAGCTCCGCTTTCCTTTCGTCCTTGTTCTAAACAAGTGTGACGTG GGGGTCGATGCGGACCGGAATGTGGTGAAGATTTCGGAGAAATTCTCTCAGCAGCCTCTGGTCATGTGCAGCGCCTTGGCAGAGTGTTTCCTTCAAAAGATGAAGCAACAG AAGTACGTCCTCTACGAAGAGGGCGACTCCACGTTCTacacgcgcgccgacgctgaCGACAAGTTCTGCATGATGGACGAGGGGACGCGGGAAAAGGCGCGGAAACTCAAACCCCTAGACGACAAGAACGCTGCCCGTCTCGAAAAAATCAAGGATATGGTCATTTACCGGTATGGCGGCACTGGAGTCCACGAG GCCAtccgcgccgcggtctcGCGGCTAGGGAACCGCGTGCCGGTGTATCCTGTGCGTTCTTGGCACGCGacgggcgcgaaggcggcgaactTGTACGCCGAGTGTCTCCTCGTTCCGCGCAACACCAG CATGCGCGAGTTTGCCGGTATGCTGCACGCGGCGATGGAGAGGAACTTTTTGTACGCCGAGGGCCCAGACGGCCGCAGACTGAAGGAATCCGATCCACTTACGGAGGATAACAACGTAGTTCGCATCGTcacagacgcgagcggcaTCTAA
- a CDS encoding hypothetical protein (encoded by transcript BESB_062050), with product MGLLRALFTADARAACDPKAMTSRQPRRNPGLPCSTRDTPRRDGDAAKEAATRRGEREVRGKGGQAPSRRKSDEETEGQVRRRAVQTTKGGRARKERLTTGEETAAEATSESLEPERGEAVGREGGDAQIWPAPRR from the coding sequence ATGGGATTGCTCAGAGCTCTCTTCACCGCGGACGCTCGCGCAGCCTGTGACCCCAAAGCGATGACGTCGAGGCAACCAAGACGAAATCCTGGGCTTCCCTGCTCCACAAGAGACACGCCACGAAGAGACGGGGacgcagcgaaggaggccgcgacgcggagaggcgagagagaagtgAGAGGCAAAGGAGGCCAGGCACCCAGCAGGCggaagagcgacgaggagacagaaggacaggtgaggcgacgcgcagtaCAAACGACCAAAGGAGGAAGAGCCAGAAAAGAAAGACTGACGACGGGAGAAGAAACAGCCGCAGAAgcgacgagcgagagccTAGAGCCcgaacgcggagaggccgtagggcgcgaggggggaGACGCACAGATTTGGCCTGCTCCAAGAAGGTGA